One uncultured Carboxylicivirga sp. genomic window, CATTGAGACAGCGAAATTATATGAAACACCAAATTTATTTTTGGCATCTTTACCACTTTTAGTAGTAATAATAATAGCTCCATTAGCTGCCCGGGATCCATACAAAGCGGCGGCTGTTCCTCCTTTTAGTACTGAGATATCTTCAATATCATTAGGATTGATATCCATGGCAGCATTACCATAATCAATACCTCCCCGACTAAATCCATCGGCAGCACTCGAGTAATTATTATTATCAATGGGAATACCGTCAATAACAAACAAAGGCTCATTATTACCTGTAACAGACGACCAACCTCGAAGTATAACTCTAGATGAAGCCCCAATTGATCCATTCGATTGTGTAACTTGCACTCCTGCAACTTTTCCAGTCAGGTTGTTAACAAAGTTAGTCTCTTTCGCCTTAATCATATCATCTGTACTGACTTTCTCAACAGCATAAGTCAGTCCTTTCTTTTCACGCGATATACCTAAAGCTGTGACAACTACCTCTTGAACATCAATAGCATCAGGCTCCAACACAATATCAAGCTTATTTAAACCTGTTACATTATGTTCCTGTGTTGACATTCCGATAAATGAGTAAACCACAAGCTGAGCATCTAATGGGATATTTAAGACATATGCACCATCACTTCCTGTTATTGTTCCAATAGTTGTTCCTTTAACTAAAACGGATACACCTGGAATTGCGGAACCATCTTCAGAGGATGTTACAACACCCGTTATGGTTCGTTGTTGAGCCTGTATGGAGCCTGTTAATAACAGCACTCCTAAAATCAACATAAATAAATGTTTTTCTTTCATATTCATAGGATTTAGATGTGTAACTATGAAAGAAATTTACATTTATCTATACTAATAACCCATAATATTCAACGACTTACAGATTATAACTTACAGATAACCAAAATAAATATTTGAAGTGTTTTAATTGATGACGCACTGCTTTTGAGCCAATGATTCAGGTCGTTCACTGTATTTATTCAATACATTTTATAGATAACTACACAGTACTAATTGATGAAATATATTTTTATTAGAACAATCTGTTAACAACAGCTATTTAAGCTCATTAAATTTATCAGGATAATATTTGCTGTTCAATACCCTGCAGGTTAGATAGCTTCTTATACACACCCTTATCCTTTGACAGCAACTCTTCATGTGTTCCTTTCTCTATTATTTCTCCCTTATCCAACACGAAAATCTGATCTGCATTTTTAATGGTTGAAAGTCGATGAGCAATGACTATAGTTGTTCTGCCCTTCATTAGAGTTTTAAGAGCATCCTGAACCAGTTTTTCTGAATGAGAATCCAAAGCAGAAGTTGCTTCATCTAAAATTAAGATTCTTGGATTACGTAATAATGCACGTGCTATTGCAATCCGTTGTCTTTGTCCTCCTGAAAGTTGAGTACCTCTCTCTCCTACGATTGTTTCTAAACCTTCTTCAAATTCTTCAATAAACTCCCAGGCATTGGCACTTTTAGCTGCATTGATAATTTCTTCCTCCAATGCATCCGGTTTACCATAGGCAATATTTTCTCTTATTGATCCTCCAAAAAGGAATATATCCTGAGGTACCAAAGCCATCTGTGATCTTAATATTGAAAGTGGAAAAAATGCAGCATCCTTGTTATCAAACCAAATCATGCCTTCTTCTACCATATGTAATCTGAACAGCAATGATGTAATGGTTGTTTTTCCGGCTCCACTGGCTCCAACCAAGGCAACCATTTGATTTGGTTCGATAGTAAAACTTACATTTTTTAAAACCTTTGTGTCTGGTCGGGTCGGATAAGCAAAAGATAGATTTCGGAATTCAACTCTACCTTTCAGGCGATCAGAAGGCTCTATCTCTTTTATTTCTTCTAAATCTTCTACCACTTCACCTGTTATCTCAAACAAATCTTCTGTTGCTCCCAAAAATCTTTGAATCCGTGCAAATAAACTCGCTAAACCGGCAATTGAACCAGCAATAAAACCAGAGTAAAAAACAAAGGAAAATAATTCACCCGCATCCATTTCACCCGACGAAATCAACGTAGCTCCCCGCCAAATAATCGCCACTAAAGCACCAAACATACCAAAAACCATAAAGGAACTAAAAGCCCCACGGTAAACCCCTCCTTTTACTCCTACCTGAGCAATTTCATTTGTTTTCTTCTTATATCGGGCCATTTCTAAAAACTCATTGGCATAAGATTTAACACTTTGTATTCCCTGGAGTGTCTCTTCAACAATAGTATTAGACTCTGCCACTTCGGATTGTGCTTTTTTTGAATACCTCCTGATAAAACGACCAAAAACAACAGCCAACAACACTACTGCCGGAATAACTGCCAACATAAATACGGTAAGTTTTGGGAGAATGTAAACCATTGCTCCTATACCTCCTATTATTGTAATTAATTGTCGTAGAAATTCAGCAAAAGTAGTAGTTAACGACTCCTGTAGCAACGAAATATCAGCTGATAGCCTGCTATTTAACTCTCCAACTCTTCTCCTTTCAAAAAAGGCCAATGGTAATTTTATCAGGTGATTAAAAGTAAATTGCCGAAGATCAGCTAATGCTTTTTCAGTTACTTTGACAAAAAGATAAGTTCTGAAATACGAAAATAAAGATTGTAATATTAGCACAACGCCAATAATTAAGGCTAAGCCATTTATTTTTTCAGCTAATAAACCTTTACTCCCGGCCGTAATTAAATCTCCCAATAATTTTGGAAAAGCTAAAGAGGCAAGACTCGATCCCAATAAAAAAAGTATTCCTATGAAATATTGAAGCCTGTATGGCTTAATAAATTTATAAAGTTGAAACGCCTCCTTGAGACCGCTTCGAGTGATTTTTTTCTTTTTAACTTCAGTCATCATGAATATTTACTGCTATAGTAACAATTGCAAATAAAAATGTTTTAATAGAATGAAAAATATTCTTACTTAAATGCGAGTAACAATTATAAGATAAAGAAAAAAGGGCGTCTAAAAGACACCCTATGAAGTTGAATTAAAACTTGACTTATGAAAGTTATATTCTATAACGCATATTAGAACATTATATTGTCTACCTAATTAGCCATTATTTTATATTGATAAGTATTTACAATACCTTTCAAGCCTTTGGCTTCATCCAACAACTGTGTAGATGAAGCACTTAACTCTTCCGCTGAAGCAGCATTTTCCTGAACAACATTATTAAGTTCCTGAATAGCTGAATTAATCTGATTGGCACCAAT contains:
- a CDS encoding ABC transporter transmembrane domain-containing protein, whose amino-acid sequence is MMTEVKKKKITRSGLKEAFQLYKFIKPYRLQYFIGILFLLGSSLASLAFPKLLGDLITAGSKGLLAEKINGLALIIGVVLILQSLFSYFRTYLFVKVTEKALADLRQFTFNHLIKLPLAFFERRRVGELNSRLSADISLLQESLTTTFAEFLRQLITIIGGIGAMVYILPKLTVFMLAVIPAVVLLAVVFGRFIRRYSKKAQSEVAESNTIVEETLQGIQSVKSYANEFLEMARYKKKTNEIAQVGVKGGVYRGAFSSFMVFGMFGALVAIIWRGATLISSGEMDAGELFSFVFYSGFIAGSIAGLASLFARIQRFLGATEDLFEITGEVVEDLEEIKEIEPSDRLKGRVEFRNLSFAYPTRPDTKVLKNVSFTIEPNQMVALVGASGAGKTTITSLLFRLHMVEEGMIWFDNKDAAFFPLSILRSQMALVPQDIFLFGGSIRENIAYGKPDALEEEIINAAKSANAWEFIEEFEEGLETIVGERGTQLSGGQRQRIAIARALLRNPRILILDEATSALDSHSEKLVQDALKTLMKGRTTIVIAHRLSTIKNADQIFVLDKGEIIEKGTHEELLSKDKGVYKKLSNLQGIEQQILS